One window of the Flavobacteriaceae bacterium YJPT1-3 genome contains the following:
- a CDS encoding energy transducer TonB, translating into MEPKKNPKADLSRNSVLFFQIGLILILAICWGAIEYKSYEKSNIDIGQLNLDDELEEEIPITEQLNTPPPPPPPPPAPEVIEVVEDEEEVEETVIESTETSQEEEIVEIEEVEVAEEEEIADVPFAVIENVPIFPGCENEKNNAARKQCMSEKVSQLVNRKFNTELGGELGLSGVNRIYVRFKIDRNGNITDIGSRGPHPRLEAEAERVIKLLPKMTPGKQRGKPVGVLYSLPIVFQVQD; encoded by the coding sequence ATGGAACCGAAAAAAAATCCAAAGGCAGACCTTAGCAGAAACAGTGTTCTTTTCTTCCAAATAGGTCTTATCCTCATCTTGGCAATTTGCTGGGGAGCAATTGAATACAAAAGCTACGAAAAGAGCAATATTGACATTGGTCAATTGAATCTTGACGATGAATTGGAAGAAGAAATTCCAATTACCGAACAATTAAATACCCCACCACCACCACCGCCACCACCACCGGCTCCTGAAGTGATTGAGGTTGTAGAAGATGAAGAAGAAGTAGAAGAAACGGTGATCGAGTCTACCGAAACCAGTCAGGAAGAGGAAATTGTGGAAATTGAAGAAGTAGAAGTGGCTGAAGAAGAGGAGATCGCTGATGTTCCTTTTGCAGTTATTGAGAATGTACCGATTTTCCCGGGCTGTGAGAACGAAAAGAATAATGCTGCCCGAAAGCAGTGTATGTCTGAAAAAGTAAGTCAATTGGTCAACCGTAAGTTCAACACTGAACTAGGTGGCGAACTTGGATTGAGCGGAGTGAATCGTATCTACGTTCGATTTAAGATTGACCGTAACGGAAATATTACCGATATCGGTTCTCGTGGGCCACACCCTCGTCTGGAGGCAGAGGCAGAGCGAGTGATCAAATTGCTTCCCAAAATGACTCCGGGTAAGCAGCGTGGTAAGCCGGTAGGGGTACTGTATTCCTTACCTATCGTGTTCCAGGTACAAGATTAA
- a CDS encoding energy transducer TonB, which translates to MNTSQNGTQARQSLPSTTRKHDVNLRKRGIIPFQVGLILTLLLVLLVFEIRTPTRDLAVAMEPVEEFTFREWNEHWEVEKAPAEEPSTTQDRTQPTEAFEEVPDDTKVIEALEFKNEPPNAKAAVDPSTIVEAADEEVPDEVDFIRVEDVPVYPGCEGFTDNADRRQCMQDKITAHVNRYFETELASRLGLKGIQRIYVQFKIDTKGEVTDIQARAPHPALAKEAQRVIDKLPVMTPGMQRKTPVGVRYTMPIIYQIRD; encoded by the coding sequence ATGAACACTTCACAAAATGGAACGCAGGCTCGGCAAAGCCTTCCTTCCACAACAAGAAAGCACGATGTAAATTTACGTAAAAGGGGGATCATCCCCTTTCAGGTTGGCTTGATCTTAACGCTACTCCTCGTTTTATTGGTCTTTGAAATTCGAACACCTACCCGTGACCTGGCAGTAGCAATGGAGCCTGTAGAAGAATTCACGTTTAGGGAGTGGAATGAACACTGGGAAGTAGAAAAAGCTCCGGCAGAAGAACCTTCGACGACTCAGGATCGAACCCAACCTACGGAAGCCTTTGAAGAGGTGCCTGACGACACCAAAGTCATCGAGGCTTTGGAGTTCAAGAACGAGCCTCCCAACGCAAAGGCCGCGGTCGATCCTTCCACTATTGTGGAGGCAGCCGATGAAGAGGTGCCTGATGAAGTCGACTTTATTCGCGTGGAAGATGTGCCGGTATATCCCGGTTGCGAAGGCTTCACAGACAATGCCGATCGCAGGCAATGCATGCAAGACAAAATAACCGCTCACGTAAACAGGTATTTTGAGACTGAACTCGCCTCTCGCTTAGGTCTAAAAGGAATTCAACGCATTTACGTTCAGTTTAAGATTGACACCAAAGGGGAGGTTACTGATATACAGGCAAGGGCGCCGCATCCTGCCTTAGCTAAAGAAGCCCAACGCGTGATCGACAAACTCCCGGTAATGACCCCGGGTATGCAGCGCAAAACACCGGTTGGTGTGCGCTATACCATGCCTATCATCTATCAGATCAGGGATTAG
- a CDS encoding VanZ family protein — MEKSLVRKLISLAAVVYPLLIATGSLSRPPRVLSASLFSDKIAHALAYFVLTLVWFFLLDGVRFRESKQTQNLTRVAVFAFLYGTLLEALQWKLTSYRTADHWDLLANGVGIGLALLLLSLTRKIWGSLKMKF; from the coding sequence ATGGAGAAGTCATTGGTGCGTAAATTAATCAGCCTGGCCGCAGTGGTTTACCCACTGCTCATTGCTACAGGCTCTTTGAGCCGACCACCCCGGGTCTTGAGTGCTTCGCTTTTTTCGGACAAAATCGCCCATGCACTGGCCTATTTCGTACTTACCCTGGTGTGGTTTTTTCTCCTCGACGGAGTGCGCTTTCGCGAAAGCAAACAAACTCAAAATTTAACACGGGTAGCGGTTTTTGCCTTTCTTTATGGTACGCTTCTTGAGGCATTACAATGGAAGTTAACCAGTTATCGCACTGCAGATCATTGGGATTTACTCGCTAATGGTGTGGGAATAGGGCTGGCCTTACTTCTATTGAGCTTAACACGGAAGATCTGGGGCTCCTTGAAAATGAAGTTTTAG